In the genome of Bradyrhizobium sp. CIAT3101, one region contains:
- a CDS encoding OmpA family protein: MTHFNKFFGLKAITLTAALSLTAGLAFAGDTNVSTNQILDALKPKPITRGLSAGPQADPTAQAKEATFLNTVRNRQTRSLSMGEREQIAEFASTKPNIDLEIQFDYNSADIAKTSVPSVQALGKALSDPSLKGSTFVVAGHTDAIGTEEYNQGLSERRADTIKKYLVQNYGLSGNDLVTVGYGKTKLKDTANGADPINRRVQVVNMDTKTASK; encoded by the coding sequence ATGACCCATTTCAATAAGTTTTTTGGACTGAAGGCGATCACACTCACGGCCGCGCTGTCGCTGACGGCGGGCCTCGCTTTCGCCGGCGACACCAACGTCTCCACCAACCAGATCCTGGATGCGTTGAAGCCGAAGCCGATCACCCGCGGCCTGTCCGCCGGTCCGCAGGCCGATCCGACGGCGCAAGCCAAGGAAGCGACCTTCCTCAACACCGTGCGCAACCGGCAGACCCGTTCGCTTTCGATGGGCGAGCGCGAGCAGATTGCCGAGTTCGCGTCGACCAAGCCGAACATCGATCTGGAGATCCAGTTCGACTACAACTCGGCCGACATCGCCAAGACCTCGGTACCGTCGGTGCAGGCGCTCGGCAAGGCGCTGTCCGATCCGTCGCTGAAGGGCTCGACCTTCGTGGTCGCCGGCCACACCGATGCGATCGGCACCGAAGAATACAATCAGGGCCTCTCGGAGCGTCGCGCCGACACGATCAAGAAGTACCTGGTGCAGAACTATGGCCTCAGCGGCAATGATCTCGTCACGGTCGGCTACGGCAAGACCAAGCTGAAGGACACCGCCAACGGCGCCGACCCGATCAACCGTCGCGTCCAGGTCGTGAACATGGACACCAAGACCGCGTCGAAGTGA
- a CDS encoding phospholipid carrier-dependent glycosyltransferase codes for MIAVAIFLAAHLALLVGLVTPEKFVFDEVHYVPAARQMLGFGTSDPMLNPMHPPLAKELIAGSIAAFGDNALGWRYPATLFGALAIVAIYLCGLALFGSQGPAIAAALIAAFNQMLYVQARIAMLDIFALGFGLLAIAAFMHGFRRERPQALFALAGALFGLAAACKWSGLFPLGVCIGIVALIRLMQGWHTLFADAKPSDWYRPDLWPEFRLHHAALCFALLPAVTYLAAFVPLYGVSLPDLVEAQRRIFADNTTTAIAGHTYMSSWPSWPLLARPVWFLFDKTSDDNVAAVVFLGNPLVLWPALLALAVVLRDFIVARRWDAFLIAAFYFGPWLAWALLPRTLGFIYYYLPAATAASLALVYVMRREGLPRWLLWAYVGLAAIGFVVMLPVSAAFIGTSMQTFNRLMLFQSWI; via the coding sequence GTGATCGCTGTCGCGATCTTCCTAGCGGCGCATCTCGCGCTGCTGGTCGGGCTGGTGACGCCGGAAAAATTCGTCTTCGACGAGGTGCACTACGTGCCGGCGGCGCGGCAGATGCTGGGCTTCGGGACGTCGGATCCGATGCTCAATCCGATGCATCCGCCGCTGGCGAAAGAGCTCATCGCGGGTTCGATCGCAGCCTTCGGCGACAATGCGCTGGGCTGGCGCTATCCGGCGACGCTGTTCGGTGCGCTCGCGATCGTCGCGATCTATCTCTGCGGTCTGGCGCTGTTCGGATCGCAAGGGCCCGCGATCGCAGCCGCGCTGATCGCGGCGTTCAACCAGATGCTCTATGTGCAGGCGCGCATCGCCATGCTCGACATCTTCGCGCTCGGCTTTGGTCTGCTCGCCATTGCCGCTTTCATGCACGGCTTTCGACGAGAGCGGCCGCAGGCGCTGTTCGCACTCGCGGGCGCGTTGTTCGGTCTGGCCGCCGCCTGCAAATGGAGCGGCCTGTTTCCGCTCGGTGTTTGCATCGGGATCGTTGCATTGATCCGCCTGATGCAGGGTTGGCACACGCTGTTTGCCGATGCGAAGCCAAGCGATTGGTACCGGCCCGATCTGTGGCCGGAATTCAGGCTTCATCATGCCGCGCTCTGCTTCGCGCTGCTGCCGGCCGTGACCTATCTCGCCGCCTTCGTGCCGCTCTATGGTGTGTCGCTGCCGGATCTGGTCGAAGCACAGCGCCGTATCTTTGCCGACAACACCACCACCGCGATCGCCGGGCATACCTATATGAGCTCGTGGCCATCCTGGCCGCTGCTCGCGCGTCCCGTGTGGTTCCTGTTCGACAAGACGTCGGACGACAACGTCGCGGCGGTGGTTTTCCTCGGCAATCCGCTGGTGCTGTGGCCGGCGCTGCTCGCGCTCGCGGTGGTGTTGCGCGACTTCATCGTCGCGCGTCGCTGGGATGCTTTCCTGATCGCGGCGTTCTATTTCGGCCCCTGGCTCGCCTGGGCGCTGCTGCCGCGCACGCTGGGCTTCATCTATTATTATCTGCCGGCCGCAACCGCGGCCTCGCTCGCGCTGGTCTATGTGATGCGAAGAGAGGGCCTGCCGCGTTGGCTGTTGTGGGCTTATGTCGGCCTCGCCGCGATCGGCTTTGTGGTGATGCTGCCGGTCTCGGCCGCCTTCATCGGCACGTCGATGCAGACGTTCAACCGGCTGATGCTGTTCCAAAGCTGGATCTGA
- a CDS encoding FecR family protein — MNFRFLLFPALLSATLCAATCTQAQTRVGEAVLVQNEVVRVAATTSPISVGDSMLRDETVRTGTDSAARFVMADSTNLSLGPSATLKLDRTVFNDEHSYRDVAIRMATGAFRFVTGHSEKTAYKITTPLATIGVRGTTLDILSQRGRSVVVLQEGAASVCTLNFQCIQLTQPGDTAVITSTGGKVSITKTNTPPWTFAANCAANAGLCAVNQYADASPTITPAVHDDGMLCGR, encoded by the coding sequence ATGAATTTTCGTTTTCTGCTTTTCCCTGCGCTGCTGTCGGCCACACTGTGCGCCGCGACCTGCACGCAGGCCCAAACGCGTGTCGGCGAAGCCGTCCTGGTTCAAAACGAGGTGGTGCGCGTCGCCGCGACCACGTCACCGATCAGCGTTGGCGACAGCATGCTGCGCGACGAGACCGTACGCACCGGCACCGACAGCGCAGCGCGCTTCGTCATGGCCGACAGCACCAATCTGTCGCTTGGACCGAGCGCCACGCTGAAGCTCGATCGCACCGTCTTCAACGACGAGCACAGCTATCGCGACGTCGCGATTCGCATGGCCACCGGCGCCTTCCGCTTCGTGACCGGGCATTCGGAGAAGACCGCCTACAAGATCACGACGCCGCTCGCGACCATCGGTGTCCGCGGCACCACGCTCGACATCCTGTCGCAGCGGGGCCGCTCGGTCGTCGTGCTGCAGGAGGGGGCGGCCAGCGTCTGCACGCTGAACTTCCAGTGCATCCAGCTCACTCAGCCGGGCGACACCGCGGTCATCACCTCGACAGGCGGCAAGGTCTCCATCACCAAGACCAACACGCCGCCCTGGACTTTCGCCGCCAACTGCGCCGCGAATGCGGGGCTGTGCGCCGTCAACCAGTATGCCGATGCCTCGCCGACCATTACGCCCGCCGTCCATGACGACGGCATGCTGTGCGGGCGCTGA
- a CDS encoding VOC family protein has protein sequence MSKLVPCMWFNGDAEEAAKFYVSLVPNSEITHVQQNVSDGPSGKTGSVLVVEFMVAGQPLVALNGGMKMEYTHAISLMIHCDDQAQVDSVWDAFLAHGGKEEQCGWLRDRWGVAWQVVPKVMFDFLTSPDKAAAARAMQAMMKMVKLDVEVLRRAFEGKSAA, from the coding sequence ATGTCCAAGCTCGTGCCCTGCATGTGGTTCAACGGCGATGCCGAGGAGGCCGCGAAATTCTACGTCTCGCTGGTGCCGAACTCAGAGATCACGCACGTTCAGCAGAACGTTTCGGACGGCCCGTCCGGCAAGACGGGGTCCGTGCTCGTCGTCGAGTTCATGGTGGCCGGACAGCCTCTGGTCGCGCTCAACGGCGGCATGAAGATGGAGTACACGCACGCGATCTCGCTGATGATCCATTGCGACGACCAGGCGCAGGTGGACAGCGTCTGGGATGCATTCCTCGCCCATGGCGGCAAGGAAGAGCAGTGTGGCTGGCTCAGGGATCGCTGGGGTGTCGCCTGGCAGGTGGTGCCGAAGGTGATGTTCGACTTCCTGACGAGCCCCGACAAGGCCGCCGCCGCCCGCGCGATGCAGGCCATGATGAAGATGGTGAAGCTGGATGTGGAGGTTCTGCGCCGCGCGTTCGAAGGCAAGTCGGCGGCGTGA
- a CDS encoding VOC family protein, producing MPRMIFLNLPVTDLKRATAFYEAVGATRNPQFSGDTASCMVFSEAIYVMLTTHDKFRHFTPKPIADAKTSNQALFCLSADSRNEVDEIVDKAAAAGGVADPSPKDEYDFMYGRSFEDPDGHMWGVNWLDMAAVPPKPAMANA from the coding sequence ATGCCCAGGATGATTTTCCTCAATCTACCGGTGACCGACCTCAAGCGTGCGACCGCCTTTTACGAGGCGGTCGGCGCGACCAGGAATCCGCAATTCAGCGGCGACACGGCGAGTTGCATGGTCTTTTCCGAGGCCATCTACGTGATGCTGACGACCCACGACAAATTCCGTCATTTCACGCCGAAGCCGATCGCGGATGCCAAGACCTCGAACCAGGCGTTGTTCTGCCTGTCCGCCGACAGCCGGAACGAAGTCGACGAGATCGTCGACAAGGCCGCGGCCGCGGGCGGGGTGGCCGATCCGAGCCCGAAGGACGAATACGACTTCATGTACGGCCGCAGCTTCGAGGATCCGGATGGCCATATGTGGGGTGTGAACTGGCTGGACATGGCAGCGGTTCCTCCGAAGCCCGCCATGGCGAACGCCTGA
- a CDS encoding cupin domain-containing protein, whose amino-acid sequence MTGHDHSHSHHDHDHHDDRWKHDGVRVIPGNQLDTNVPSTAGMDRAAAINFARVGAQKLWAGTVSIKPDAKTGAHHHGHLESVIYVVKGKARMRWGESLQFTAEAGPGDFIFVPPYVPHQEINASADEVLECVLVRSDGEAVAINLDIEPVEKPETVLWIDPVHRDPNEKK is encoded by the coding sequence ATGACCGGCCATGACCATTCGCATTCCCACCATGACCACGATCATCACGACGATCGCTGGAAACATGACGGGGTGCGCGTCATTCCCGGCAATCAGCTCGATACCAACGTTCCGTCGACGGCAGGCATGGATCGCGCGGCTGCGATCAATTTCGCCCGCGTCGGCGCACAGAAATTGTGGGCGGGCACGGTCAGCATCAAGCCGGATGCGAAGACCGGCGCGCATCACCACGGTCATCTCGAAAGCGTCATCTATGTGGTGAAGGGCAAGGCGCGGATGCGCTGGGGCGAGAGCCTGCAGTTCACTGCCGAGGCCGGTCCCGGCGATTTCATTTTCGTGCCGCCCTACGTGCCGCACCAGGAGATCAATGCCAGCGCCGACGAGGTGCTGGAATGCGTGCTGGTGCGCAGCGACGGCGAGGCGGTCGCGATCAATCTCGACATCGAGCCGGTCGAAAAGCCCGAGACAGTGCTGTGGATCGATCCGGTCCATCGGGATCCGAACGAGAAGAAGTAA
- a CDS encoding CsbD family protein, whose amino-acid sequence MGSTSDKIKGTANEAIGKAKQGIGEATGSERLQGEGVVQEVKGKGQKAMGDAKDAAKEAIDRAAAAARRAAE is encoded by the coding sequence ATGGGTAGCACGAGCGACAAGATCAAGGGCACCGCCAACGAAGCCATCGGCAAGGCCAAGCAGGGCATCGGTGAAGCCACCGGTTCCGAGCGTCTTCAGGGCGAAGGCGTAGTCCAGGAGGTCAAGGGCAAGGGCCAGAAGGCCATGGGCGACGCGAAGGATGCCGCAAAGGAAGCAATCGATCGCGCCGCTGCGGCGGCTCGTCGCGCGGCCGAGTAA
- a CDS encoding FKBP-type peptidyl-prolyl cis-trans isomerase, translating into MQRFQRALLAIMSALAITLIAGVSTFLSTTASAQTAGKPMTTASGLQTIDSVVGTGASPKPGQICVMHYTGWLYENGQKGKKFDSSVDRNEPFEFPIGKGRVIAGWDEGVATMKVGGKRTLIIPPQLGYGARGAGGVIPPNATLMFDVELLAVK; encoded by the coding sequence ATGCAGCGTTTTCAGCGCGCACTCCTCGCCATCATGTCGGCCCTCGCGATCACTTTGATCGCGGGCGTATCGACATTCCTCTCCACCACGGCATCGGCCCAGACCGCAGGAAAACCCATGACCACAGCTTCAGGCTTGCAGACCATCGACAGCGTCGTCGGCACCGGCGCTTCGCCGAAGCCCGGCCAGATTTGCGTGATGCACTATACCGGCTGGCTCTACGAGAATGGCCAGAAGGGCAAGAAGTTCGACTCGTCCGTCGATCGCAACGAGCCGTTCGAATTCCCGATCGGCAAGGGCCGCGTCATCGCCGGCTGGGACGAGGGCGTTGCCACGATGAAGGTCGGCGGCAAGCGCACGCTGATCATCCCGCCGCAGCTCGGCTACGGCGCGCGCGGCGCGGGTGGCGTGATCCCGCCGAACGCGACGCTGATGTTCGACGTCGAACTGCTCGCGGTGAAGTGA
- the ggt gene encoding gamma-glutamyltransferase, with product MRNFHFPGRSTVHATNAMVATSHPQASLAAIEVLREGGTAVDAAVAGSAILGVIEPQSTGIGGDCFALIQPRGEGKIIAYNGSGRAPKAANADWYLERKINSVPLTSAHAVSIPGVIDAFATVLRDHGKFGFDRLLQPAIKAAEEGYVVAPRIAFDWKNQFEKLKGGTNTVRYLLPGGKPPVAGDVIRQAELGKTLRAIAKDGRDAFYKGAIAEDMVETLRGIGGLHTLDDFAAHTTETTTPIGTAYKGYDVWQCPPNGPGVTALLMLNILSRFDLTKYAPVSVERFHLEAEAARIAYMNREMHVASPEHMKINVAEMLEKGFADEYISKIRMDGMLDLPNVAPPMNPSTIYITVVDKDRNVCSFINSVAHSFGSAIVSNKTGVLFQNRAGGFRIQPGHPNCIEGGKRPLHTIMPGLLTKGGRSTMSFAVMGGQYQPTGQTHLLTNILDYGCDVQEAIDMPRGLHYEGQYQLEDSVPADVVEGLKKLGHKTTSVVGPLGGAQAIWIDWDKGTLTGGSDPRKDGCALGY from the coding sequence ATGAGAAACTTCCATTTCCCCGGCAGGTCCACGGTCCACGCCACCAACGCGATGGTCGCGACTTCGCATCCGCAGGCATCCCTTGCCGCGATCGAGGTGCTCCGCGAGGGCGGCACGGCGGTGGACGCGGCGGTGGCGGGTTCGGCGATACTCGGCGTGATCGAGCCGCAATCGACCGGCATCGGCGGCGATTGCTTTGCGCTGATCCAACCGCGCGGCGAGGGCAAGATCATCGCCTATAACGGCTCCGGCCGGGCGCCGAAGGCGGCCAACGCCGACTGGTATCTCGAGCGCAAGATCAATTCCGTGCCACTGACCTCGGCCCATGCGGTCTCGATCCCCGGCGTGATCGACGCTTTCGCGACCGTGCTGCGCGACCACGGCAAGTTCGGCTTCGACCGTTTGCTGCAGCCTGCGATCAAGGCGGCGGAAGAAGGCTATGTCGTCGCCCCCCGCATCGCGTTCGACTGGAAGAACCAGTTCGAGAAGCTGAAGGGCGGCACCAACACCGTGCGCTACCTGCTGCCGGGCGGCAAGCCGCCGGTCGCCGGCGACGTCATCCGCCAGGCCGAACTCGGCAAGACGCTGCGTGCCATCGCCAAGGACGGCCGCGACGCCTTCTACAAGGGCGCGATCGCGGAGGACATGGTCGAGACCCTGCGCGGCATCGGCGGTCTGCACACGCTCGACGATTTCGCCGCGCACACCACCGAGACGACGACGCCGATCGGCACCGCGTACAAGGGCTACGACGTCTGGCAGTGCCCGCCGAACGGCCCGGGCGTCACCGCGCTGTTGATGCTCAACATCCTGTCGCGCTTCGACCTCACCAAATACGCCCCCGTGAGCGTCGAGCGTTTTCATCTCGAAGCGGAAGCTGCGCGCATCGCCTACATGAACCGCGAGATGCACGTTGCCTCTCCCGAGCACATGAAGATCAACGTCGCCGAGATGCTCGAGAAGGGCTTTGCCGACGAATACATCAGCAAGATCCGAATGGACGGCATGCTCGACCTGCCGAATGTCGCGCCGCCGATGAATCCGTCGACCATCTACATCACGGTGGTGGACAAGGACCGCAACGTCTGCTCGTTCATCAACTCGGTTGCGCATTCGTTCGGCTCGGCGATCGTCTCGAACAAGACCGGCGTCCTGTTCCAGAACCGCGCCGGCGGATTCCGCATCCAGCCGGGTCATCCCAACTGCATCGAGGGCGGCAAGCGGCCGCTGCACACGATCATGCCGGGCCTGCTCACCAAGGGCGGCCGGTCCACGATGTCGTTTGCCGTGATGGGTGGTCAATACCAGCCGACCGGCCAGACTCACCTGCTGACCAATATTCTCGACTATGGCTGTGACGTGCAGGAGGCGATCGACATGCCGCGCGGCCTGCACTACGAGGGCCAGTATCAGCTGGAGGACAGCGTGCCGGCCGATGTCGTCGAGGGCCTGAAGAAGCTCGGCCACAAGACCACCAGCGTGGTCGGCCCGCTCGGCGGCGCTCAGGCGATCTGGATCGACTGGGACAAGGGCACGCTCACCGGCGGTTCCGATCCGCGCAAGGACGGCTGCGCGCTGGGCTATTGA
- a CDS encoding rhodanese-related sulfurtransferase, with product MIYKVCAFYQFAALPDYRELREPLRAFCAGLSLKGSVLLAQEGINGTIAGAPEAIDAFAHELAHGAMFGGRLNNLELKCSTAETMPFGRLKVRLKKEIVTLGDAAADPTRQVGTYVDAAEWNALIASPDTLVLDTRNAFEVAMGTFEGAVDPDIKSFGQFKDFAAAKLDPAKHRKIAMFCTGGIRCEKASAHLLARGFAEVYHLKGGILKYLEEVPEAHSRWRGECFVFDERVALGHGLRERGLREQELGHARDE from the coding sequence ATGATTTACAAGGTCTGCGCCTTCTACCAATTCGCCGCCCTGCCCGACTACCGCGAACTGCGCGAGCCGCTGCGCGCGTTCTGCGCCGGCCTTTCGCTGAAGGGCAGCGTGCTGCTGGCCCAGGAGGGCATCAACGGCACGATTGCGGGCGCGCCTGAGGCCATCGACGCCTTCGCTCACGAGCTCGCGCATGGGGCGATGTTCGGCGGCCGGCTGAACAATCTCGAGCTGAAGTGCTCGACCGCGGAAACCATGCCGTTCGGCCGACTCAAGGTGCGGCTGAAGAAGGAGATCGTCACGCTCGGCGATGCAGCCGCCGATCCGACCCGGCAGGTCGGCACCTATGTCGATGCCGCCGAATGGAACGCGCTGATCGCCTCACCCGACACGCTGGTGCTCGACACCCGCAACGCCTTCGAGGTGGCGATGGGCACGTTCGAGGGTGCGGTCGACCCGGACATCAAGAGCTTTGGCCAGTTCAAGGATTTTGCCGCCGCGAAGCTCGATCCCGCAAAACATCGCAAGATCGCAATGTTCTGCACCGGCGGCATCCGCTGCGAGAAGGCGAGCGCGCATCTGCTGGCCCGCGGCTTTGCCGAGGTCTATCACCTCAAGGGCGGCATCCTGAAATATCTGGAAGAGGTGCCGGAGGCGCACAGCCGCTGGCGCGGCGAATGTTTTGTGTTCGACGAGCGCGTCGCCCTTGGCCATGGCCTGCGCGAACGAGGTCTGCGCGAACAGGAATTGGGGCACGCACGTGACGAATGA
- a CDS encoding SlyX family protein, which yields MTNDIKTLAERIDTLETRLAYQDDTIETLNQTITAQWKQIDVLTRQLAQLNERLQEAEANAPGPTNERPPHY from the coding sequence GTGACGAATGACATCAAGACGCTCGCCGAGCGCATCGACACGCTGGAGACGCGTCTTGCCTATCAGGACGACACCATCGAGACGTTGAACCAGACCATCACCGCGCAGTGGAAGCAGATCGATGTGCTGACGCGGCAGCTGGCGCAGCTCAACGAGCGACTGCAGGAGGCCGAGGCGAATGCGCCGGGCCCCACCAATGAGCGCCCTCCGCATTATTGA
- a CDS encoding diguanylate cyclase: MNLASQRAGWSRLPLRAAAFVVLTCVAILGVSGWREWAARDAVLKGAETEMANVARSLTQHAEDSLDLLDSGVVGVVSRLEMDGADPATINKLRTLLEARKKAMERVHSLAIIDDQGNWLTSPGTIASTLSDDTFFRHHQLSPKREPYVGRPVKSLVDGEWVVTLSRRFNKPDGSFGGVVLAAIGSRYLSHFYEQFEIGRNSSVTLMYGDGMIIARNPNNEKFVGRSVADTALFRDASLQRPFGAYHFKSPLDGAERVSFFKRSGRYPLVLLATVDKDELLAPWRAAAISRMLYVVALVMLIAVIGAVLVRQLQRGQRMAAALIEKEAHFRLLAEGSSDMVTRIGLDERLRYVSPSSNQVVGWRPNQLIGTDALAGIHPEDRPHVQAIVDAMKRGDTDEARLTYRNVHRQKSEVWLESTMRVTRKDNGNVDGVVAISRDISEQKKLETRLETLAIEDSLTGLANRRRFDERLKEEWARAYRDRSSLGLLMIDVDHFKSYNDEYGHPAGDACLRVVAKIIAAEMQRVGDLAARYGGEEFAMLLPNTDAAGCARIGERIRGAVHDAGLVHVSSAVAPCVTVSIGGAACRPSFERTAGAGSLVESADRALYAAKAGGRDRLMMSGEVMSLLKASGQ, from the coding sequence ATGAACCTCGCCTCCCAGAGAGCCGGATGGAGCCGCCTGCCGCTGCGCGCGGCGGCGTTCGTCGTGCTCACCTGCGTGGCGATCCTCGGCGTCAGCGGCTGGCGTGAATGGGCCGCGCGGGATGCGGTGCTCAAGGGCGCCGAGACCGAGATGGCGAACGTCGCCCGCTCGTTGACGCAGCATGCCGAGGACAGCCTCGATCTGCTGGATTCCGGCGTCGTTGGCGTCGTCAGCCGGCTGGAGATGGATGGCGCCGATCCCGCGACGATCAACAAGCTGCGTACCCTCCTCGAGGCGCGCAAGAAAGCGATGGAGCGCGTCCACAGCCTCGCCATCATCGACGACCAGGGCAACTGGCTGACCTCGCCCGGCACGATCGCCTCGACGCTCAGCGACGATACGTTCTTCCGTCATCATCAGCTCTCGCCCAAGCGCGAGCCCTATGTCGGCCGTCCCGTGAAGAGCCTCGTCGACGGCGAATGGGTCGTGACCCTGTCGCGCCGCTTCAACAAGCCGGACGGCAGCTTCGGCGGCGTGGTGCTCGCGGCCATCGGCTCCCGATATCTGTCGCATTTCTACGAGCAGTTCGAGATCGGCCGCAACAGCTCCGTGACGCTGATGTACGGCGACGGCATGATCATCGCGCGCAACCCGAACAACGAAAAGTTCGTCGGCCGCAGCGTCGCCGACACCGCGCTGTTCCGCGACGCCAGCCTGCAACGGCCGTTTGGCGCCTATCATTTCAAGTCGCCGCTCGACGGCGCCGAGCGCGTCAGCTTCTTCAAGCGCTCCGGCCGTTACCCGCTGGTGTTGCTCGCAACCGTCGACAAGGACGAACTGCTTGCGCCATGGCGGGCTGCTGCGATCTCCCGCATGCTGTACGTGGTCGCGCTGGTGATGCTGATCGCGGTGATCGGCGCGGTGCTGGTGCGGCAGCTGCAGCGCGGCCAGCGCATGGCGGCGGCCCTGATCGAGAAGGAGGCGCATTTCCGGCTGCTCGCCGAAGGCTCCAGCGACATGGTCACCCGCATCGGGCTCGACGAGCGGCTGCGCTACGTTTCGCCATCGTCCAATCAGGTCGTCGGCTGGCGCCCCAATCAGCTGATCGGCACCGACGCGCTCGCCGGCATCCATCCGGAGGACCGGCCGCACGTGCAGGCCATTGTCGATGCCATGAAGCGCGGCGACACGGACGAAGCGCGCCTCACCTATCGCAACGTGCACCGGCAGAAGTCCGAGGTCTGGCTGGAATCGACCATGCGCGTCACGCGCAAGGACAACGGCAATGTCGACGGCGTGGTCGCGATCTCGCGCGACATCTCCGAGCAGAAGAAACTGGAGACCCGGCTCGAGACCCTCGCGATCGAGGACAGCCTTACCGGGCTTGCCAATCGCCGCCGCTTCGACGAGCGGCTGAAGGAAGAATGGGCGCGCGCCTATCGTGACCGCTCCAGCCTCGGCCTCCTGATGATCGACGTCGATCACTTCAAGTCCTACAACGACGAATATGGCCATCCCGCCGGTGACGCCTGCTTGCGCGTGGTCGCCAAGATCATCGCAGCCGAGATGCAGCGGGTCGGCGATCTCGCGGCGCGTTACGGCGGCGAGGAATTCGCCATGCTGCTGCCGAACACCGATGCCGCCGGCTGCGCCCGGATCGGCGAGCGGATCCGCGGCGCCGTCCACGACGCAGGCCTCGTTCATGTCTCCAGTGCGGTGGCGCCATGCGTCACCGTCTCGATCGGCGGCGCGGCCTGCCGCCCCTCATTCGAGCGCACCGCGGGTGCGGGATCGCTGGTGGAATCCGCCGACCGCGCGCTCTACGCCGCCAAGGCCGGCGGCCGCGATCGTCTGATGATGTCGGGCGAGGTCATGAGCCTGCTGAAGGCATCCGGTCAGTAA
- the hemE gene encoding uroporphyrinogen decarboxylase: MPQSATKPFIDVLSGQRQAVPPLWMMRQAGRYLPEYREVRAKAGGFLDLCFDPEFAAEVTLQPIRRFGFDAAIIFSDILVIPYALGRSVRFEVGEGPRLEPLDDPAKVATLAAQADFGKLQPVFEALKIVRGALDPKIALIGFCGAPWTVATYMVAGHGTPDQAPARMMAYRHPEAFAKIIDVLVDNSIQYLLAQLDAGANALQIFDTWAGVLPPAEFARWSTEPTRRIVEGVRAKVPDARIIGFPRGAGAQLPGYVEATGVDAVSMDWTAEPAFIREHVQSKVAVQGNLDPLVLITGGAALDRAVDNVLANFSQGRFIFNLGHGIQPETPIAHVEQMIKRVRG, translated from the coding sequence GTGCCCCAGTCTGCGACAAAGCCCTTCATCGACGTGCTCTCCGGCCAGCGGCAAGCCGTCCCGCCCCTCTGGATGATGCGGCAGGCCGGCCGCTATCTGCCGGAGTATCGCGAGGTGCGCGCCAAGGCCGGCGGCTTCCTCGATCTCTGCTTCGATCCGGAGTTCGCCGCCGAAGTGACGCTGCAACCGATCCGGCGGTTCGGCTTCGATGCGGCGATCATCTTCTCCGACATCCTCGTGATCCCCTACGCGCTCGGCCGCTCCGTGCGCTTCGAAGTCGGCGAAGGCCCGCGGCTCGAGCCGCTGGACGATCCGGCCAAGGTGGCGACGCTCGCCGCGCAGGCCGACTTCGGCAAGCTCCAGCCGGTGTTCGAGGCACTGAAGATCGTGCGCGGCGCGCTCGATCCGAAGATTGCGCTGATCGGCTTCTGCGGCGCGCCGTGGACGGTTGCGACCTACATGGTCGCGGGCCATGGCACGCCGGACCAGGCACCGGCGCGGATGATGGCCTATCGGCATCCGGAGGCATTTGCGAAGATCATCGACGTGCTGGTCGACAACTCGATCCAATATCTGCTCGCGCAACTCGACGCCGGCGCCAACGCGCTGCAGATCTTCGACACCTGGGCGGGCGTGCTGCCGCCGGCCGAGTTCGCGCGCTGGTCAACCGAGCCGACCCGCCGCATCGTCGAAGGCGTGCGCGCCAAAGTGCCGGATGCGAGGATCATCGGCTTTCCGCGCGGCGCCGGCGCGCAGCTGCCTGGTTACGTCGAGGCGACCGGTGTCGACGCGGTCAGCATGGACTGGACCGCCGAGCCCGCCTTCATCCGCGAACACGTTCAGAGCAAGGTCGCCGTGCAGGGCAATCTCGATCCGCTGGTGCTGATCACGGGTGGCGCGGCGCTCGACCGTGCGGTCGACAATGTGCTCGCGAATTTTTCGCAAGGCCGCTTCATCTTCAACCTCGGCCACGGCATCCAGCCGGAGACGCCGATCGCCCATGTCGAGCAGATGATCAAGCGCGTACGGGGGTAA